Below is a genomic region from Altererythrobacter sp. Root672.
AACGCTCGCGAGACTGCCGAGTGGATCGCGGAGCAGAAGGTCCGCAGCCTGCGCCTGGTGACGTCCGACTGGCACATGCGCCGCGCCTCGCTGGAGCTGCAGAGTGCGTTGCCCGACGGCATCGAGATCTTGCGCGATGCCGTCCCGTCCAAGCCGTCGCTCTCGATGCTGTTCCTGGAGTATCACAAGTTCCTAGCTGCCTGGGTGGTCCAGGCCCTTCCGGGTTAAGGCGATGAACGTGGTGCGAAGCCTGCTGTTCTACCTCGCGTTCTACGCGGGAAGCTTCTTCTACGTCGGCATGTCGGCTCTCGTGGCGATGGTCGCGCCGAGCCGCGTGCGCCCATTCCCCGACGCCTGGTCCAGATACCACCGGGCCTGCACCAGGGTACTGTTGGGGATCAAGGTCGTTGAGATCGGACACAGGCCTGACGGCCCCGCGCTTTTCGCGATCAAGCACGAGAGTTTCTTCGAGGCGATCGACCTGCCCAACTTGCTCGATTACCCCGTGCCGTTCGGCAAGCAGGAGCTGTTCGAGATTCCCGGCTGGGGCCGGGCCGCGCGCGCTTACGGCTCGGTTGAGGTCCGGCGGGACCAGGGGGCCAAGGCACTCCGCGCGATGATGACCGACGCGCGTAAATTCATAGCGAGCGGCCGCCCGCTGGTGATCTTTCCCGAAGGCACCCGCGTGCCCCACGGAACGCGACCGCCGCTCCAGGCGGGCTTTGCCGGGATCTACAAGCTGATCGGGCTGCCGGTCGTGCCGGTGGCAGTAAACAGCGGGCCGCTATACCATCGCCTGTGGAAGCGATCCGGCACGATCACCCTGCAGTTCGGAGAGGTGATCGAGCCAGGACTACCGCGCGAGGAAATCGAGGTGCGTGTCCATGCGGCGATCAACGCGCTGAACTCTTGATGGGTTGAGCTTTGCTGGCCGGCGGCGCTCGAGTTTGCGCAGGCTTGCCAGTCCCATGCCATTCGGGCGAATAAGGGCCGTCACCCGAACCGATATCGGGGGCGGGGAGGGGCCATGGTCAAGGGGACGTTTCGCTTCCTAATCGCGCTGGCGTTCGCACTGGGCGCCAATCCCGCTTCGGCGCAGAAGTTTGCCGAGCTCGCGCGAACTCCGCCGATGGGGTGGAACAGCTGGAACCATTATGGCTGCGAGATCGATGAGACGCTCATTCGTCGGACGGCCGATGCGCTGGTCGCCAACGGCATGCGCGACGCGGGCTACGTCTACGTCAACATCGACGATTGCTGGCAGGGTGAGCGGGACGCAAACGGCTTCCTGCAGCCGGACGCCCGGCGATTTCCCTCCGGCATCAAGGCGCTGGCCGACTACGTCCATGCCCGCGGGCTCAAGCTGGGCATCTACTCGGACGCCGGATCGAAGACCTGCGGGGGCAGGGCCGGAAGTCAGGGCCACGAATTCCAGGACGCGCTCCAGTTCGCGCGATGGGAAGTCGATTACCTGAAGTACGATTGGTGCAATACCGGCACTGGCCCGGCGCAGCGCAACCCTCGCGAAGCCTATGCGACGATGCGCGATGCTATCCGCGCGGCCGGGCGTCCGATCGTGTTCTCGATCTGCGAGTGGGGAGAGAACAAGCCCTGGGAATGGGCCGGGGAGATCGGGCACCTGTGGCGCACCACGGGTGACATCGTGAATTGCTGGAACTGCGAGCTAGGACACGGCAGCTGGACCAGCTGGGGCATTCTCAACATTCTCGACAAGCAGGCCGGTCTGCGAAAGTACGCGGGCCCGGGCGGCTGGAACGATCCGGACATGATGGAAGTCGGCAACCTTCCGAGCCTGGCCGAGAACCGCTCGCACTTCGCGATGTGGACGATGCTTGCCGCGCCGCTCATCGCCGGGACCGACATTGTCTCGATGAAGCCGGAGATCGCGGCGATCCTGACCAACCCGCGGCTGGTCGCGATCAGCCAGGATCCGCTCGGTATCCAAGGCTTTGCCTGGCATCGCACGCCCGAACTCGAAGTCTGGGCGAGACCGCTTGCCGACGACAAATGGGCGATCGCCGTCCTCAACCGCTCCGACGTCCAGCGCACTCACCGGATCGATTTTGCCGGCGAACCGCTATCGGACGATCTCAATCAGAAGTTCGCCAAGATCGGCGAGCGTCACTACGCGATCACCGACCAGTGGACCGGCCAACCGCGCGGCACGACACCGCAGCCGTTGGACGTGACCGTCGATGCCCGGGACACGGCGGTGTTCCTGCTCACGCCCGAGGGGTGAGCGATCCGTCCGTCAGTCGTGATCCTTGCGTCCGAAGTCGGGCCGGGCATCGTCCTGGCCGATCGCGACGATCGAGCGGCGGATAGAGCGGGTTCGGGCGAACAGCTCGAACATGGTTTCCCCGTCGCCTGCGCGGATCGCTTCTCGCATCAAGGCGAGGTCGGTCAGGAACCGGTCGAGCATTTCCAGCACTGCATCGCGGTTCTGCAGGAACACGTCGCGCCACATGGTAGGGTCCGACGCGGCAATACGGGTGAAGTCGCGGAAGCCGCCAGCGGAGTACTTGATCACCTCTCCGCGCGTCACCTGTTCGAGGTCGGAAGCGGTGCCGACGATGGTGTAGGCGATGAGGTGGGGGATGTGGCTGGTGACGGCGAGCACCATGTCGTGGTGTTCGGCATCCATGGCGTCGACCATGGCGCCAAGCGCTTTCCAGAACTCGATCAGCGCGCTGACTTGCTCCGGATCCGCACTGGCCGGCGGAGTGAGGATGCACCAGCGGTGGTGGAACAGGCTGGCGAAACCGGCGTCCGGGCCGGAGTGCTCGGTGCCCGCGACCGGATGCGCGGGAATGATCGCATGGTTGGGCAGGGCCTCGGACAGGGCCTTGGCGACGGTCCGCTTGGACGATCCGACGTCGCTCACTAGCGCATCTGTCCGCAGCGCCGCGGAAATCTCGCGCGCGACTTCCGTCATTGCGCCAACCGGTACACAGAGAATGACGAGGTCCGCCTCTGCAACCGCATCGCTCGCGGTTTCGCAGATCGTGCCGGCCAGCCCACGCTCCCTGGCGCGCTGGCGCACCGCGGGATCGATGTCGTAGCCCGTGGTGGTCACGCCGGGCAGGTGCTGCGCGACCGCGAGGCCGATCGAGCCGCCGAGCAAGCCAAGGCCGATAATGGCAACGCGTTCGAACTTCACTGCGTGTTCTCCGCCAGCGTGCGGAGCACATCGGCCACTTCGTCCATCTGTGCCTCGGTCCCGATCGTGATACGCAAAGCCTGCGGCAGGCCCTGGCCCGGCAGATGACGCACGGCATAGCCGGCATCGTTCAGCCCGTTGAGCGCCGTTTCGGCCGTCAACGCACCTTCGAACAGGATGAGCACGAAATTCGCCTCGCTGGGAAGCGGACGCAGTCCGAAGTTGCCGAGCGCTTCCAGCGCGGCGACGAACTTGGCCCGGACGCGCGTGTTGGAATCGCGCGACGAGACGACGAAGCCCTGGTCTCCCACAGCCGCGAGGGCCGCCTGTTGCCCGGCAAGGTTCACGTTGAACGGTCCGCGAATGCGGTTGAGCGCAGCAATGAGGGCCGGCGCACCGGTGGCCCAGCCGATCCGCTCTCCGGCAAGACCGTAAGCCTTGGAGAAAGTGCGCATGACCAGAACATTGTCGTGCGTGTTAGCCAGCGCCACGCCGCCATCGTCGTCTTCCGGCGCGACATATTCGGCGTAAGCCTGGTCGATCACCAGCAGCACATGGCCCGGCAGGCCAGCGTGCAGCCGCGCAAGCTCTGCCCGCGACATATAGCTGCCGGTGGGATTGTTCGGATTGGCGACGAAGACCACCCGCGTCCGCTCTGTCACGCAGGCGAGCAGGGTGTCGACATCGGTCCCGTAATCGGCGTCCGGCGCTTCGACCGGCGTTGCTCCGCACCGCCGCGCCGCGATCTCGTAGAGCGAGAAGCCGTAACGTACGTAAAGCACTTCGTCCCCAGGGCCTGCGAAGGCACTGGCGGCCACGGTGAGCAATTCGCCCGAGCCCGTGCCGCAGACGATCCGCGCCGGATCCACACCGTGCAGCGCGCCGAGCGCGTCACGCAGTTCCGTCGAATCGGGATCGGGATAACGATCAGGCCCCGGCGCTGCGGCGCGTGCCTTCAGCGCGGCCTCGCTGGTGCCGAGCGGGTTCTCGTTGGCGGACAGCTTGACGAGCTTGCGCCCGTCAGCGGCCTTGCTCTTGCCGGGCACGTAGGCATGGATTGCCTCGATCCACGGCTTCATTGCCGGTCGGGAAATAGGAGCCCCTTCGTTCACCGCCGCGCGCATAGCCGCAAGCAGCAGCAATTGACAGCCCGCTTGGGCTATCCCATCCCCCACCAAGCGTGGCCACAGTTCTTTCATCCACAAGCAGCACCGTCCTGCTCGACAAGCCGCTCCAACTCGACAGCGGGCAGGCGCTCGATCGCGTGACGATCGCGTATGAGACTTACGGCGAACTTGCGCCGGACAAGTCGAACGCGATTCTCGTGCATCATGCGCTGACCGGCGACCAGCACGTGGCCAGTCCGCACCCCATCACCGGCAAGCCCGGCTGGTGGGATCGTATGATCGGGCCCGGCAAGCCGATCGACACCAACCGCTTCTTCGTGATCTGCGCCAATGTGATCGGCAGCTGCATGGGCTCGACCGGCCCGGCGAGCGAGGCTGCAGACGGCGGGCGCTATGGCATGCGCTTCCCGGTTATCACCATCCGCGACATGGTCCGCGCCCAGGTGGCGCTGCTCGACGCGCTCGGGATCGGGCAGCTTCATGCCGTGGTCGGCGGTTCGATGGGTGGGATGCAGGCGTTGAGCCTGGCCGCCAATTTCCCCGAGCGGGCCGCGCGCGTGCTCGCCATTGCCACCACGCCGCGCCACTCGGCCCAAAACATCGCTTTCCACGAAGTCGGTCGGCAGGCGATCATGGCCGATCCGAACTGGCAGGGTGGCGACTATTACGATTCGGGCAGCACGCCCGACAAAGGCCTCGCCGTGGCGCGCATGGCGGCGCACATCACATACCTTTCGGAAGCCGGGCTGACCGGCAAATTCGGCCGCCGCTTGCAGGATCGGGAAGCGAAGAGCTTCGGCTTCGACGCGGACTTCCAGGTCGAAAGCTACCTGCGTTACCAGGGGCTCGCCTTCACCGACCGGTTCGATGCCAACAGCTATCTCTATATCACCCGGGCGATGGACTACTTCGACCTGGCCGAAGAGCATGGCGGTCGCCTCGCCGATGCCTTTGCCGGGACGCCAGCTCGCTTCTGCGTGGTGAGCTTCGATACCGACTGGCTCTACCCCACGGCCGAATCGCGGGCGATCGTTCACGCGCTCAACGCCGTCGCGGCGCCGGTCAGCTTCGTCGAGCTTTCAGCGCCCTATGGCCACGACAGCTTCCTGCTCGAAGTGCCCTCGCTCGACCGGGTAATCACAGGGTTCCTCAATGGCTGAGCTGCGCCCTGACCTTGCCGTCATCGCCAACCACGTCGCTCCCGGTAGCCGGGCGCTCGACGTCGGCTGCGGCGACGGCGAGCTGATGGCCGTCCTGCGCGACAAGCAAGGCGTCGACGCCCGCGGGATGGAGATCGATCCCGAGGCGGTCGAACGCTGCGTCGCGCGCGGCCTCTCGGTGATCCAGGGGGATGCCGACCGCGATCTCGCCGACTACCCGGACGACGCGTTCGACTACGCGATCCTGAGCCAGACGCTACAGACCGCCGCGCGTCCCGACCTGATGCTGGAGCAGCTGTTGCGCGTCGGCCGTCGAGCCTTCGTCAGCTTCCCCAATTTCGCGCACTGGCGCATGCGCGC
It encodes:
- the metW gene encoding methionine biosynthesis protein MetW; this translates as MAELRPDLAVIANHVAPGSRALDVGCGDGELMAVLRDKQGVDARGMEIDPEAVERCVARGLSVIQGDADRDLADYPDDAFDYAILSQTLQTAARPDLMLEQLLRVGRRAFVSFPNFAHWRMRAFLLWHGRMPVTRHLPVSWYETQNIHHVTVTDFDKLLADKGVKTERSWFFSGDTELTSVGANWRAEYAVYLLSR
- the metX gene encoding homoserine O-acetyltransferase MetX — encoded protein: MATVLSSTSSTVLLDKPLQLDSGQALDRVTIAYETYGELAPDKSNAILVHHALTGDQHVASPHPITGKPGWWDRMIGPGKPIDTNRFFVICANVIGSCMGSTGPASEAADGGRYGMRFPVITIRDMVRAQVALLDALGIGQLHAVVGGSMGGMQALSLAANFPERAARVLAIATTPRHSAQNIAFHEVGRQAIMADPNWQGGDYYDSGSTPDKGLAVARMAAHITYLSEAGLTGKFGRRLQDREAKSFGFDADFQVESYLRYQGLAFTDRFDANSYLYITRAMDYFDLAEEHGGRLADAFAGTPARFCVVSFDTDWLYPTAESRAIVHALNAVAAPVSFVELSAPYGHDSFLLEVPSLDRVITGFLNG
- a CDS encoding lysophospholipid acyltransferase family protein, whose translation is MNVVRSLLFYLAFYAGSFFYVGMSALVAMVAPSRVRPFPDAWSRYHRACTRVLLGIKVVEIGHRPDGPALFAIKHESFFEAIDLPNLLDYPVPFGKQELFEIPGWGRAARAYGSVEVRRDQGAKALRAMMTDARKFIASGRPLVIFPEGTRVPHGTRPPLQAGFAGIYKLIGLPVVPVAVNSGPLYHRLWKRSGTITLQFGEVIEPGLPREEIEVRVHAAINALNS
- a CDS encoding glycoside hydrolase family 27 protein → MVKGTFRFLIALAFALGANPASAQKFAELARTPPMGWNSWNHYGCEIDETLIRRTADALVANGMRDAGYVYVNIDDCWQGERDANGFLQPDARRFPSGIKALADYVHARGLKLGIYSDAGSKTCGGRAGSQGHEFQDALQFARWEVDYLKYDWCNTGTGPAQRNPREAYATMRDAIRAAGRPIVFSICEWGENKPWEWAGEIGHLWRTTGDIVNCWNCELGHGSWTSWGILNILDKQAGLRKYAGPGGWNDPDMMEVGNLPSLAENRSHFAMWTMLAAPLIAGTDIVSMKPEIAAILTNPRLVAISQDPLGIQGFAWHRTPELEVWARPLADDKWAIAVLNRSDVQRTHRIDFAGEPLSDDLNQKFAKIGERHYAITDQWTGQPRGTTPQPLDVTVDARDTAVFLLTPEG
- the hisC gene encoding histidinol-phosphate transaminase, encoding MKPWIEAIHAYVPGKSKAADGRKLVKLSANENPLGTSEAALKARAAAPGPDRYPDPDSTELRDALGALHGVDPARIVCGTGSGELLTVAASAFAGPGDEVLYVRYGFSLYEIAARRCGATPVEAPDADYGTDVDTLLACVTERTRVVFVANPNNPTGSYMSRAELARLHAGLPGHVLLVIDQAYAEYVAPEDDDGGVALANTHDNVLVMRTFSKAYGLAGERIGWATGAPALIAALNRIRGPFNVNLAGQQAALAAVGDQGFVVSSRDSNTRVRAKFVAALEALGNFGLRPLPSEANFVLILFEGALTAETALNGLNDAGYAVRHLPGQGLPQALRITIGTEAQMDEVADVLRTLAENTQ
- a CDS encoding prephenate/arogenate dehydrogenase family protein — translated: MKFERVAIIGLGLLGGSIGLAVAQHLPGVTTTGYDIDPAVRQRARERGLAGTICETASDAVAEADLVILCVPVGAMTEVAREISAALRTDALVSDVGSSKRTVAKALSEALPNHAIIPAHPVAGTEHSGPDAGFASLFHHRWCILTPPASADPEQVSALIEFWKALGAMVDAMDAEHHDMVLAVTSHIPHLIAYTIVGTASDLEQVTRGEVIKYSAGGFRDFTRIAASDPTMWRDVFLQNRDAVLEMLDRFLTDLALMREAIRAGDGETMFELFARTRSIRRSIVAIGQDDARPDFGRKDHD